DNA from Nitrospira sp.:
TCGTACGGGCGGAAGCCAAGGTTTCCTCCCCCTTTGTCCGGTGTAGTGTCGGACACCGAGGCCTGTACGCCGTTTGTGAACTGTGTCTAAAATTTGGCGGATTGGCTGTCTGTGCGAATCTTGTTGGAGTCTCCGAGAAATGCCTAACGTTTGAGTTCACCCGCTTTGCGGAAGCCGTCGAAGGCGACTGTAGCACGTCGGATGCAGCGAAGGGTTAGGCACCGATGATTTCATTCAGGCCTTCGATGCCCTGAGCCAGTTCCTCAGGGCTCACTTTGCCGAGTCGCTGGCCGATTCGTTCCACTGCCAGCGTGCGAATCTGGCTGATCTTGACCCATGACTGCTTCGGAAGGCCCTTCGACTGAAGCTCAAGCGTGAGAGGGAAGCCCGCTCGTTGCGGTTGGCTCGCGAGCGCAATCGCGATCACCGTGCCGGATCATTCGTTGAACACGTCATGGCTGAAGACCAGCACAGGGCGCCTCCCGGCTTGTTCCTTGCCCCGGACCGGGTTAAGCTCCGCCCACCGAATCTCACCCCTCAGTATTCGGGCCATGTCGCCACATCCTCAGACAGGCCTTCCTCAGCAAGCGTCTTTTCGAAGACGGGATCGAGTTTCGCACACTCCCTAGCCGAGCGGCTTCGGTCCAGGCGAGCGAGTTTCTCCTCCACAGCTTCCTGAATGGCTTGACTCCGGCTGGGAAAGGCGGCTCGCTCCACGAGGGTATCGAGGCGTGCCAGGGTGGATGCATCGAGGGAGATTGCAATTTTTATTCGCGGCATGTCACACCTCCAAGTATGACGATACGTCATACCTCCGGCATGGTCAAACCCCTGACTCTCTCGTGGCCATCCGCCACGCGACCGAACGGGGCCGAGCGCGAATGTCTTGTTGGCATGCCTGGTTAGCCATGTCCGGCAAAACCGATAACAGCAGACCTGATGGCCAATGCCAGACAAAGCGGTGAGTACAGGGCGGTGTCCAAACGGGCAAAGCAGGTATCGCGGATACGGTTCCAGAACCCCACCAATCGGAAGTCTCCAATCGCACGCAGCAGTAACACCAACGCCAACGGGTTAGCCAAGCGCGGACTGAATGAGGTAGTGGCATCGAGAATCGCCTTCA
Protein-coding regions in this window:
- a CDS encoding DUF3995 domain-containing protein, whose translation is MKAILDATTSFSPRLANPLALVLLLRAIGDFRLVGFWNRIRDTCFARLDTALYSPLCLALAIRSAVIGFAGHG
- a CDS encoding ribbon-helix-helix domain-containing protein, whose translation is MPRIKIAISLDASTLARLDTLVERAAFPSRSQAIQEAVEEKLARLDRSRSARECAKLDPVFEKTLAEEGLSEDVATWPEY